One genomic segment of Streptomyces niveus includes these proteins:
- a CDS encoding MFS transporter codes for MLGGSFVAYMFDALEILLLSFTLPVIRADLGLTTTEGGLLATATLLGIGVSSVTVGWLADNYGRKRALMVSLAVFGVFTAAILGVQSFTMFLLLRFVAGLGLGGVWGVVSTYVVETWPAAQRGRAVAFVLSAFPIGGVIAAALSGALLPDWRLLFFIGGVGVVIPLVVVGLFFRESAEWVEQKTTPVKVTEIFAPELRKNTLLGAIVATLAMFGAWGASTWLPTYLQADKGIPAASVAVFMTVLNLGMFIGYNVFGLIADRIGRKNALVLSLAGVALTLPLYVVAADRTALLWLGPMFAFFAAYAGVFGVYLGELFPTRVRTTGAGFCYNIGRGVSAFAPLTLGVLAVNTGFGAGLLVCAGFMACAAIAMTFLPDLRGAPQLRASAVRG; via the coding sequence GTGCTCGGCGGCTCGTTCGTGGCCTACATGTTCGACGCGCTGGAAATCCTGCTGCTGTCGTTCACGTTGCCTGTGATCCGCGCCGATCTGGGACTCACGACGACCGAGGGCGGCCTGCTCGCCACGGCGACGTTGCTCGGGATCGGGGTGAGCAGCGTAACCGTCGGCTGGCTCGCCGACAACTACGGCCGCAAACGGGCGTTGATGGTTTCGCTCGCGGTGTTCGGCGTGTTCACCGCGGCGATTCTGGGAGTTCAGAGTTTCACGATGTTCCTGCTGCTGCGTTTCGTGGCGGGTCTGGGACTCGGAGGGGTCTGGGGAGTGGTGTCGACCTACGTGGTCGAGACTTGGCCGGCCGCCCAACGAGGTCGTGCGGTCGCGTTCGTGCTCAGTGCGTTCCCGATAGGCGGGGTGATCGCCGCGGCGCTGTCTGGTGCGCTGCTGCCGGACTGGCGCCTGTTGTTCTTCATCGGCGGAGTGGGCGTGGTGATCCCGTTGGTCGTCGTCGGACTGTTCTTCCGCGAGTCCGCCGAGTGGGTCGAGCAGAAGACCACGCCCGTGAAGGTGACGGAGATCTTCGCTCCGGAACTGCGCAAGAACACTCTGCTCGGCGCGATCGTGGCAACGCTCGCGATGTTCGGGGCATGGGGCGCGTCCACATGGCTGCCGACTTATCTGCAGGCCGACAAGGGCATACCGGCCGCGTCGGTCGCGGTGTTCATGACGGTGCTCAATCTCGGGATGTTCATCGGCTACAACGTCTTCGGGCTGATCGCCGACCGGATCGGCCGCAAGAACGCACTGGTGCTGTCACTGGCCGGTGTGGCGCTGACCTTGCCGCTGTACGTGGTCGCCGCCGACCGCACGGCGCTGCTGTGGCTGGGTCCGATGTTCGCCTTCTTCGCCGCCTACGCAGGCGTCTTCGGTGTGTACCTGGGTGAGTTGTTCCCGACCAGGGTGCGGACGACGGGTGCCGGATTCTGCTACAACATCGGGCGTGGCGTGTCCGCGTTCGCTCCGCTCACGCTGGGTGTGCTGGCTGTCAACACCGGGTTCGGTGCAGGTCTGTTGGTGTGCGCGGGTTTCATGGCTTGCGCGGCGATCGCCATGACCTTCCTGCCCGACCTGCGCGGCGCGCCCCAACTGCGAGCCTCCGCGGTACGCGGCTGA
- a CDS encoding PucR family transcriptional regulator produces MLRPTPEEDRVANFRAKVRAAGQEWTGNEPDELVELLTKAAAGDPRLAAIARAGGRVLQDFLDGYQQKATADVSRDLAGDLADGHPLPADVLEGLTPRYLIAVVRLAEPGREVETLRAVAGEDTLLTHRDGNVVLFIPAGGPGSGEHSVTRVTQCLGGRGWLATAERDRARLFDGFNEASYVLRLVVAGLRPSGAYTISDVLVEYAVTLHEKVRTDLAAVIRPLRANKVLWETLTAFVDSDYSRNKAARSLFIHRSTLDYRLRRIADVTGCDPTSGRGAQKLTAAMIAEALQG; encoded by the coding sequence GTGCTCCGCCCGACGCCGGAGGAGGACAGGGTCGCCAACTTCAGGGCGAAGGTGCGGGCCGCAGGGCAGGAGTGGACCGGTAACGAGCCGGACGAGCTGGTTGAGCTGCTGACCAAGGCGGCGGCAGGTGATCCGAGGCTGGCCGCCATCGCGCGCGCCGGGGGTCGCGTGCTGCAGGACTTCCTCGACGGATACCAGCAGAAAGCCACCGCGGATGTTTCGCGTGATCTGGCAGGCGACCTCGCCGACGGTCATCCGCTGCCCGCGGACGTGCTCGAAGGGCTCACGCCTCGATACCTGATCGCCGTGGTGAGGCTTGCTGAGCCCGGCCGCGAGGTGGAAACGCTGCGCGCGGTGGCGGGGGAGGACACGCTGCTGACGCACCGGGACGGCAACGTCGTTCTCTTCATCCCGGCCGGCGGTCCGGGCAGCGGCGAACATTCGGTGACGAGGGTGACCCAGTGTCTTGGCGGCAGGGGCTGGCTCGCGACCGCGGAACGGGACAGAGCGCGCCTCTTCGATGGGTTCAACGAGGCGTCCTACGTATTGAGGCTGGTGGTGGCGGGACTGCGCCCGAGCGGTGCCTACACGATCTCGGACGTGTTGGTCGAGTACGCGGTCACGCTGCACGAGAAGGTGCGGACCGACCTGGCCGCGGTGATCAGGCCACTTCGGGCGAACAAGGTCCTGTGGGAGACGTTGACCGCCTTCGTCGACTCCGACTACAGCAGGAACAAGGCGGCCCGCAGCCTGTTCATCCACCGCAGCACGCTGGACTACCGCCTGAGGCGGATCGCAGACGTCACCGGCTGCGACCCGACCAGTGGCAGAGGCGCGCAGAAGCTGACGGCGGCGATGATCGCAGAGGCCCTGCAGGGATGA
- a CDS encoding DinB family protein has translation MNDDERVSPSKVADDRASLTSFLDYQRATLAMKCAGLTDEQLKQQVIPTSGLTLLGLVRHAASVERSWFRFVVNAEDVKTPWPGAVDGTFAEFHVEDADVGEAFEFWREECARARSVATSFNSLDDTVDFRGETISLRYVLTHMIEEYARHNGHADLLREAIDGAVGE, from the coding sequence GTGAACGACGACGAGCGCGTATCCCCCTCGAAGGTGGCCGACGACCGTGCGTCGCTTACTTCGTTCCTCGACTACCAGCGGGCGACCCTGGCCATGAAGTGCGCGGGTCTGACCGACGAGCAGCTGAAGCAACAGGTGATCCCGACCTCGGGGCTCACGCTCCTGGGCCTGGTGCGGCATGCGGCCTCGGTCGAGCGGAGCTGGTTCCGCTTCGTTGTGAACGCCGAGGATGTCAAGACGCCTTGGCCCGGCGCGGTCGACGGCACTTTCGCCGAGTTCCACGTCGAGGACGCCGATGTCGGCGAGGCGTTCGAGTTCTGGCGCGAGGAGTGCGCCCGCGCCCGCTCCGTCGCCACCTCTTTCAACTCCCTCGACGACACCGTCGACTTCCGCGGCGAGACCATCTCGCTCCGCTACGTCCTCACCCACATGATCGAGGAGTACGCGCGTCACAACGGCCACGCCGACCTGCTGCGCGAAGCGATCGACGGAGCCGTCGGGGAGTAG
- a CDS encoding SRPBCC family protein — protein MTTTGFDYVITRTLEAPVEQVWAAWTRADRYAQWANAEEVVLDVRPGGAWSSVMVIPGGTRVPLSGRYTEVVENKRLVIGMNVPGREELAIMTLDLAADGDQTRITLSQTLGSVEERDQSEFGSNMLLDGLTAFLSAA, from the coding sequence ATGACCACCACCGGTTTCGACTACGTCATCACCCGCACCCTGGAGGCACCGGTCGAGCAGGTCTGGGCCGCCTGGACCCGCGCCGACCGGTACGCGCAGTGGGCAAACGCCGAGGAGGTCGTCCTGGACGTCCGGCCCGGCGGCGCCTGGAGTTCCGTCATGGTCATCCCCGGCGGGACCCGCGTCCCGCTGTCCGGCCGCTACACCGAGGTCGTGGAGAACAAGCGACTGGTGATCGGCATGAACGTGCCGGGCCGCGAGGAACTCGCCATCATGACCCTCGATCTGGCCGCCGACGGCGACCAGACCCGGATCACCCTGTCCCAGACCCTCGGAAGCGTCGAGGAGCGCGACCAGTCCGAGTTCGGCAGCAACATGCTCCTCGACGGCCTCACCGCCTTCCTGTCAGCAGCCTGA
- a CDS encoding SH3 domain-containing protein — protein sequence MSAPHTGHGIVSVLAGVLLAGTALAAPAVATEHQPGTGPASFTAQTDQAAAAVVHRGRVIAHPAINVRKTPNTKYKPIGSIPYGTVIDIKCKANGEVVDGNPRWYLLKKGGWVAARWVENINGTPPWC from the coding sequence ATGAGCGCACCGCACACCGGCCACGGGATCGTCTCCGTACTCGCCGGGGTCCTGCTGGCCGGCACGGCACTCGCCGCCCCCGCCGTCGCCACCGAGCACCAGCCAGGCACAGGACCTGCCTCCTTCACCGCGCAGACCGACCAGGCCGCCGCAGCCGTCGTCCACAGGGGGCGGGTCATCGCCCACCCGGCGATCAACGTACGCAAGACCCCGAACACGAAGTACAAGCCGATCGGCTCGATCCCGTACGGCACCGTCATCGACATCAAGTGCAAGGCCAACGGCGAGGTCGTGGACGGCAATCCCCGCTGGTACCTGCTGAAGAAGGGCGGCTGGGTAGCCGCCCGCTGGGTCGAGAACATCAACGGCACACCTCCGTGGTGCTGA
- a CDS encoding Lrp/AsnC ligand binding domain-containing protein: MASFEEVIEFRRMYGRPDYFLRVAVADHAAYEAFLTGRLSGLPAVLRLESHLTMKKIKAND, from the coding sequence GTGGCCTCCTTCGAAGAGGTCATCGAGTTCCGCCGTATGTACGGCCGCCCCGACTACTTCCTCCGCGTCGCCGTGGCCGACCACGCCGCCTACGAAGCCTTCCTCACCGGCAGACTCAGCGGCCTGCCCGCTGTCCTGCGCCTCGAATCCCACCTCACCATGAAGAAGATCAAGGCGAACGACTGA
- a CDS encoding AzlC family ABC transporter permease codes for MGLGFVPLGLAFGALVTQAGLEWWWAGLSATLIYRGSFEFLLIGMVTAAAPLAAIAGTAFMVNVRHVFYALSFPLHRVTGRLGKAYGNFALSDEAYALTAGNEARTWSSRRILWLQLFMHVYWAGSATAGALLGSLVPGGVTGLDFALTALFTVLALDALNDLRGDLPTPVLALLSAVAARLLFPDLLAAFALFTARLLARHFTTGRWPGRA; via the coding sequence GTGGGGCTGGGGTTCGTCCCGCTCGGTCTCGCCTTCGGGGCACTCGTCACCCAGGCCGGTCTCGAATGGTGGTGGGCGGGCCTGTCCGCAACGCTGATCTACAGAGGCTCGTTCGAGTTCCTGCTGATCGGCATGGTCACCGCCGCCGCGCCGCTGGCCGCGATCGCCGGGACCGCCTTCATGGTGAACGTCCGGCACGTCTTCTACGCGCTGTCCTTCCCCCTGCACCGTGTGACCGGCCGCCTCGGCAAGGCGTACGGCAACTTCGCGCTCAGCGACGAGGCGTACGCCCTGACCGCCGGGAACGAGGCCCGCACCTGGTCAAGCCGGCGCATCCTGTGGCTACAGCTCTTCATGCACGTGTACTGGGCCGGCAGCGCGACCGCCGGGGCGCTGCTCGGCTCCCTCGTCCCGGGCGGCGTCACCGGTCTGGACTTCGCCCTGACCGCCCTGTTCACGGTCCTCGCCCTCGACGCCCTCAATGACCTGCGAGGCGACCTGCCCACCCCCGTACTCGCCCTGCTCAGCGCCGTGGCCGCCCGGCTGCTCTTTCCGGACCTCCTGGCCGCCTTCGCCCTGTTCACCGCCCGGTTGCTGGCCCGCCACTTCACCACCGGGAGGTGGCCGGGCCGTGCCTGA
- a CDS encoding Gfo/Idh/MocA family oxidoreductase: protein MPIRTAVIGFGVSGRVFHAPLVAADPAFELSMIVTSDPARAAAATAEYPATRIVAAPDDLFAAAADLDLVVIGSPNSTHLPLALRAVSAGLDVVTDKPVTVRSGEARSLIRAADEAGRLLTVFQNRRWDGDFLTISEMIRTGRLGHVHQFESAFEWWKPELGAAWKDTTPPGEGGGILYDLGPHLIDQCLQLFGPVDEVHAELDRRRQGAVSDDDSFVTLHHGSGVRSRLWMSAVAPAPRPRFRVVGSRAVATVWGLDPQEAQLMGGQRPNDAGYGIDMSRMITISGPEGEERVPVAAGDYPSFYTGVAAAITNRMPAPVDAADAVAALSVIETHAGRTSPVS, encoded by the coding sequence ATGCCCATCCGCACAGCGGTAATCGGCTTCGGCGTCTCGGGACGCGTCTTCCACGCGCCACTCGTCGCCGCCGACCCCGCCTTCGAACTCAGCATGATCGTCACTTCCGACCCCGCCCGCGCGGCGGCGGCCACCGCCGAATATCCGGCCACGAGAATCGTGGCCGCCCCCGACGATCTGTTCGCAGCCGCCGCGGATCTCGACCTCGTCGTCATCGGCAGCCCGAACAGCACCCACCTTCCGCTGGCTCTGCGCGCTGTCTCGGCCGGCCTCGACGTGGTCACCGACAAGCCCGTCACGGTCAGGTCCGGTGAGGCGCGGAGTCTCATTCGGGCCGCCGATGAAGCGGGTCGACTGCTGACGGTGTTTCAGAACCGGCGGTGGGACGGCGACTTCCTGACCATCTCGGAAATGATCCGCACCGGTCGCCTCGGACATGTGCACCAGTTCGAGTCTGCCTTCGAATGGTGGAAGCCGGAGCTGGGAGCGGCGTGGAAGGACACGACACCGCCCGGTGAAGGTGGCGGCATCCTGTACGACCTCGGGCCCCATCTCATCGATCAGTGCCTCCAGTTGTTCGGCCCCGTCGATGAAGTCCATGCGGAGCTCGACCGGCGCCGACAGGGTGCGGTCAGCGACGACGACAGCTTCGTCACGCTTCACCACGGAAGCGGTGTGCGCAGCAGGCTGTGGATGAGCGCGGTGGCACCCGCGCCCAGGCCGCGATTTCGCGTCGTGGGCTCAAGGGCCGTTGCGACGGTCTGGGGGCTCGACCCGCAGGAAGCGCAACTCATGGGCGGGCAGCGGCCGAACGACGCCGGGTACGGGATCGACATGAGCAGGATGATCACCATTAGCGGCCCCGAGGGGGAGGAGCGGGTCCCCGTCGCGGCGGGAGATTACCCATCCTTCTACACCGGCGTCGCGGCGGCGATCACGAACCGGATGCCTGCTCCCGTCGACGCGGCCGATGCCGTGGCAGCGCTGTCCGTCATCGAGACTCATGCCGGGCGTACGAGCCCGGTGTCGTAG
- a CDS encoding aldo/keto reductase, whose protein sequence is MTRTGLRTVGATGLKVTPLTIGGAPLGSMPKNFGYEVSAESGIATARAALTGAVRALDTSAAYSGGESERRIGAALAQIGGLPDGYLLSTKISRDLDTGDFSGEQMRRSIAGSLERLGLRRVPLVYLHDPENTTFEEAMRPGGAVEVLRELKESGVAHAIGVAGGETSVISRYVATGIFDVLLTHNRWTLVNRNADRLIDQACDLGMGVVNAAVFGGGILASGTRSSARYGYRDAPEELLEAIRRIEALCSEADVPLASLAVQFSVRDPRIASTVVGVSRPERVEQNVAAATVTIPDEIYDEVDLIVSSLPSTLGPQ, encoded by the coding sequence ATGACGAGAACGGGACTGAGGACGGTCGGTGCCACCGGTCTGAAGGTGACACCGCTGACCATCGGCGGAGCGCCGCTGGGCTCGATGCCCAAGAACTTCGGATACGAGGTGTCCGCCGAGAGCGGCATCGCCACCGCGCGTGCCGCCCTCACCGGAGCCGTACGGGCGCTGGACACCTCCGCCGCGTACAGCGGTGGGGAATCGGAACGTCGCATCGGAGCCGCGCTCGCACAGATCGGTGGGCTGCCCGACGGATATCTCCTCTCGACCAAGATCTCGCGTGACCTCGACACGGGCGACTTCTCCGGCGAGCAGATGCGCCGGTCGATCGCGGGAAGCCTTGAGCGACTCGGCCTTCGCCGCGTACCGCTCGTATATCTCCACGACCCCGAGAACACGACCTTCGAGGAGGCCATGCGTCCCGGGGGAGCGGTGGAAGTACTGCGTGAACTCAAGGAGTCCGGAGTCGCACACGCCATCGGAGTGGCCGGCGGCGAGACGTCGGTCATTTCCCGGTACGTCGCCACCGGAATCTTCGACGTACTGCTCACCCACAATCGGTGGACCTTGGTGAACCGCAACGCCGACCGGCTCATCGACCAGGCGTGTGACCTGGGGATGGGTGTGGTGAACGCGGCGGTGTTCGGCGGCGGGATTCTCGCGTCCGGCACCCGCTCGTCGGCCCGCTACGGATACCGCGACGCTCCGGAGGAGCTTCTGGAGGCGATCCGCCGTATCGAGGCGCTCTGCTCCGAGGCGGACGTGCCCCTGGCCTCTCTCGCCGTCCAGTTCTCCGTCCGGGATCCCCGTATCGCCAGCACCGTCGTGGGCGTCTCGCGCCCCGAACGCGTCGAGCAGAACGTGGCGGCAGCCACCGTGACCATCCCCGACGAGATCTACGACGAGGTGGATCTGATCGTGTCGTCGCTTCCGTCCACCCTCGGCCCCCAGTAA
- a CDS encoding mandelate racemase/muconate lactonizing enzyme family protein codes for MRITDIRCARIGASPVVRVVTDEGIDGFAEVEYTKANVVSTLGIPRELLIGHDPTEVERCMIRIRRLGGSKPWGAMISAIEIALWDIAGKAAELPIHRLLGGKVRDRIRVYNGGVRRPLEGHTPHHYADSMAYSAAAPEGFSIFKEGVGLHGFMAPNTPDFLYNELRTGPLHPNRGPMTPNALAHIVDCVAAMKDVLGPDRRLALDMGPGWTVSDAITVLRRLEPFDIAWAEDLLTGDFVPWGEVDGYREITRSTIIPTHTGEQIYLRQNFRELIDRRAVRVIGPDPGDVGGLAELKWIAEFADLYGIQIAPHGVSSGLLGLAALIQVGAVLPDNLIAFEYPVARDPWWYQMVTGLGDPIVVNGHVTVGDAPGLGIELDRELATAHLEPGAEDFFEWNTVSAR; via the coding sequence ATGAGAATCACGGACATCCGCTGTGCCCGTATCGGGGCGAGCCCCGTCGTACGGGTCGTGACCGACGAAGGAATCGACGGATTCGCCGAGGTCGAATACACGAAGGCCAATGTCGTGTCCACACTCGGGATACCGCGTGAACTCCTCATCGGACACGATCCGACCGAAGTCGAACGCTGCATGATCCGAATCCGCCGGCTGGGGGGATCGAAGCCGTGGGGGGCGATGATCTCGGCCATCGAGATCGCCCTGTGGGACATCGCCGGCAAGGCCGCCGAACTCCCGATTCACCGACTGCTCGGAGGAAAGGTCCGCGACCGGATCCGTGTCTACAACGGCGGTGTTCGACGTCCTCTGGAGGGGCACACCCCGCATCACTACGCGGATTCCATGGCATACAGCGCGGCGGCGCCGGAAGGCTTCAGCATCTTCAAGGAAGGCGTCGGACTCCACGGTTTCATGGCGCCCAACACCCCCGATTTCCTCTACAACGAGCTGCGCACCGGCCCGCTGCATCCGAACCGCGGTCCGATGACGCCCAACGCGCTGGCCCACATCGTCGACTGCGTAGCGGCGATGAAGGACGTACTGGGACCGGACCGGCGCCTCGCACTGGACATGGGACCGGGGTGGACCGTCTCCGACGCGATCACCGTCCTGCGCCGGCTCGAACCTTTCGACATCGCCTGGGCCGAGGACCTGCTGACCGGCGATTTCGTGCCGTGGGGCGAAGTCGACGGCTATCGCGAGATCACGCGATCAACCATCATTCCCACCCACACCGGCGAACAGATCTATCTGCGCCAGAACTTCCGCGAACTGATCGACCGCCGGGCCGTCCGGGTCATCGGCCCCGACCCCGGAGATGTCGGCGGACTCGCCGAGCTCAAATGGATCGCCGAATTCGCCGACCTCTACGGAATCCAGATCGCACCGCACGGAGTCAGCAGCGGACTGCTGGGACTCGCCGCGCTGATCCAGGTCGGCGCGGTGCTCCCGGACAACCTCATCGCGTTCGAGTATCCGGTGGCGCGCGACCCCTGGTGGTACCAGATGGTCACGGGGCTCGGGGACCCGATCGTCGTGAACGGCCATGTGACGGTCGGCGACGCCCCCGGGCTGGGGATCGAACTGGATCGTGAGTTGGCGACCGCGCATCTGGAACCAGGTGCGGAGGACTTCTTCGAGTGGAACACGGTGTCGGCGCGATGA
- a CDS encoding carbohydrate ABC transporter permease: MSRRSASRIAAGFGVWLLLAALLLWSLGPVAVMLFTSFKGSSEIYSANAHLLPDSWTLQNYVTVFTSSNTLRALLNSLIVGLLAAIATLIFCFSAGYALARFRFRSARPLALFLLLGQVVPLTVVLLPLYQIIKSLNLLDSVVGVAMAHLVITVPLVTWMVRNQIAAVPVELEESAQIDGGNRLDAVTYITLPVISPGLVAAGMFAFLQSWHEFLFASVLTSSTAARTGPVALTEFATEFNVDWGATMAASVVLTVPVVILFVLLQRHFIGGLTGGAVKG, from the coding sequence ATGAGTCGACGATCCGCGAGTCGAATCGCGGCCGGGTTCGGGGTGTGGCTCCTGCTTGCCGCACTTCTCCTGTGGAGTCTGGGTCCGGTTGCCGTGATGCTCTTCACCTCGTTCAAGGGGTCCTCGGAGATCTACTCCGCCAACGCCCATCTGCTCCCCGACTCATGGACGTTGCAGAACTACGTCACCGTATTCACCAGCTCGAATACGCTGCGAGCACTTCTGAACTCACTGATCGTGGGACTCCTCGCGGCGATCGCCACCCTGATCTTCTGCTTCAGCGCCGGATACGCCCTCGCGCGCTTCCGTTTCCGCTCGGCGCGACCGCTCGCGCTGTTCCTTCTGCTCGGTCAGGTGGTCCCGCTCACGGTGGTGTTGCTGCCGCTGTACCAGATCATCAAGTCTCTGAATCTTCTCGACTCCGTGGTCGGCGTCGCGATGGCCCACTTGGTGATCACCGTCCCCCTGGTGACCTGGATGGTCCGTAACCAGATAGCGGCGGTTCCGGTGGAACTGGAGGAGTCGGCACAGATCGACGGAGGGAACCGTCTCGACGCCGTCACCTACATCACGCTCCCGGTGATTTCTCCGGGACTGGTGGCGGCGGGGATGTTCGCTTTCCTGCAGTCCTGGCACGAGTTCCTGTTCGCCTCCGTACTGACATCCTCGACAGCCGCGCGCACTGGGCCGGTCGCACTGACCGAATTCGCCACGGAGTTCAACGTGGACTGGGGAGCGACCATGGCGGCTTCGGTCGTGCTGACGGTCCCGGTCGTCATCCTGTTCGTACTGCTGCAACGGCACTTCATCGGCGGTCTCACGGGTGGAGCGGTCAAGGGATGA
- a CDS encoding carbohydrate ABC transporter permease, with amino-acid sequence MNSTRGDLISPEESRTAARTKPRRRTGRPVGLMMPALVLTALMFLIPIVSTVVRVVGDGGSGLARLFETPDFAHVMFNTVKWTVGATIGAMIIGYAGGIVLRAKQLRLTGLWRSLIMVPWIIPGVVGATIWRWSLSTDYGLVNRYLMDLGIVSQPVHWLSDPSMALWAVMVIQIWVTAPFVVLMVSAALAGIPEERYEAARLDGASSLKMLWYITLPGIRTTTAVASLNLAIWALNSFTIIWVTTSGGPAGASTILPILLYQAFQNGDDSLVYAVAILQLAVGAVLAVLFARTMRTDLQEQS; translated from the coding sequence ATGAACTCGACCCGAGGTGATCTGATCAGTCCGGAAGAATCCAGGACAGCGGCCCGGACCAAGCCCCGCCGTCGTACCGGGCGCCCGGTCGGACTCATGATGCCGGCTCTCGTTCTCACGGCACTCATGTTTCTCATTCCGATCGTCTCGACCGTCGTCAGAGTCGTCGGCGACGGAGGTTCGGGCCTTGCCCGACTATTCGAGACGCCCGACTTCGCTCACGTCATGTTCAACACAGTGAAATGGACGGTCGGAGCCACCATCGGGGCAATGATCATCGGCTACGCCGGTGGCATCGTTCTCCGCGCGAAACAACTGCGGCTCACCGGCCTCTGGCGCAGCTTGATCATGGTGCCCTGGATCATCCCCGGCGTTGTCGGAGCGACCATCTGGCGATGGAGCCTTTCCACCGATTACGGACTGGTCAACCGCTATCTGATGGATCTGGGTATCGTCTCGCAGCCAGTCCACTGGCTGTCGGACCCCTCGATGGCTCTGTGGGCGGTCATGGTCATCCAGATATGGGTGACCGCGCCGTTCGTCGTCCTGATGGTGTCCGCCGCATTGGCCGGTATCCCCGAGGAACGTTACGAGGCGGCCCGCCTGGACGGCGCCTCCTCCCTCAAGATGCTTTGGTACATCACGCTTCCCGGCATCCGCACCACCACCGCGGTCGCCTCGCTGAACCTGGCGATATGGGCGCTCAACTCCTTCACCATCATCTGGGTCACCACCAGCGGAGGGCCCGCGGGCGCGTCCACCATCCTGCCCATCCTGCTGTACCAGGCATTCCAGAACGGTGATGACTCTCTGGTGTACGCGGTCGCGATTCTGCAGCTCGCCGTCGGAGCCGTCCTCGCCGTTCTGTTCGCCCGGACCATGCGCACAGATCTTCAGGAGCAGTCATGA
- a CDS encoding ABC transporter substrate-binding protein, translating to MAVLPRTVAFIAATTAVILAMAGTVAYNIANNSSNADAVTWWVPDWDYDAARKLVATFEKENSGATVNLVKTTGDTVANRTSVALNSGDVPDVITESTSRIKGYAAKGQLTDLSGQYGPSMPKSDFAPGLVNSLTAQGKTYAVPYRWATNALIYNPDLFEAAGIDSPPTTWAEFEEDAKRLTKGNVVGTAWPIQGDPSDLTLRLLDFAISNGSTIKNGTPELTEPSVKNALDLIGGSITAGWAGSSSFELDNTAIHELFLQGRVAMYQGGVFDVDDAVTHKAPIATAELPGPDSSAVGTAQGSGWAYIVPAKARHKDAAEKLVAFLGRPANMAALTLTFPARLSAFKDPKFQTELREPYVRQLTDHSTPAPDDPRWTAILPGVHNEIQKVGLGQRSSSAAARNIVAQADKALGR from the coding sequence ATGGCAGTCCTCCCCAGAACGGTCGCCTTCATCGCGGCAACCACGGCGGTGATCCTGGCCATGGCAGGCACGGTGGCCTACAACATCGCCAACAATTCCTCGAACGCGGACGCCGTCACCTGGTGGGTTCCGGACTGGGACTACGACGCGGCCCGGAAACTGGTCGCCACCTTCGAGAAGGAGAACTCCGGTGCCACCGTGAATCTGGTCAAGACGACAGGTGACACGGTCGCGAACCGTACCTCCGTCGCGCTGAACTCCGGAGATGTCCCCGACGTCATCACCGAGTCGACCTCCCGTATCAAGGGATATGCCGCAAAAGGCCAGTTGACGGATCTCAGCGGCCAGTACGGACCCTCGATGCCGAAGTCCGACTTCGCCCCCGGTCTCGTCAACTCGCTGACCGCCCAGGGCAAGACCTACGCCGTGCCCTATCGCTGGGCGACGAACGCGCTGATCTACAACCCCGACCTCTTCGAAGCCGCCGGAATCGACTCCCCGCCCACCACCTGGGCCGAATTCGAGGAAGACGCCAAGAGGCTCACCAAGGGCAACGTCGTCGGGACCGCCTGGCCGATACAGGGGGACCCGAGTGACCTGACCTTGCGCCTGCTGGACTTCGCGATATCCAACGGCTCAACGATCAAGAACGGGACACCGGAACTCACCGAGCCCTCGGTGAAGAACGCCCTGGATCTCATCGGGGGATCCATCACGGCGGGCTGGGCCGGCTCGAGCTCGTTCGAACTGGACAACACCGCCATCCATGAACTGTTCCTGCAAGGGCGGGTCGCGATGTACCAAGGCGGGGTTTTCGACGTGGATGACGCGGTCACGCACAAGGCACCCATCGCCACCGCCGAGTTGCCGGGTCCGGACAGCAGCGCGGTCGGCACCGCTCAGGGAAGCGGGTGGGCCTACATCGTGCCCGCCAAGGCCCGGCACAAGGACGCGGCGGAGAAACTGGTCGCCTTCCTCGGCCGGCCGGCCAATATGGCTGCTCTGACGCTGACTTTCCCAGCTCGGCTCAGCGCGTTCAAGGACCCCAAGTTCCAGACGGAACTGCGCGAGCCGTACGTCCGGCAACTCACCGACCACTCGACCCCGGCTCCGGACGATCCCCGCTGGACAGCCATTCTCCCGGGCGTGCACAACGAGATCCAGAAAGTCGGGCTGGGGCAGCGGTCGAGCAGCGCCGCGGCGAGGAACATCGTCGCTCAGGCCGACAAGGCGCTGGGCCGATGA